The Usitatibacter rugosus genome segment CGGCAAAGATGGGCGCGCTCTTCGGGCCGGTGACGATCGTGTGGTTCCTCGCGATCGCCGCCTCGGGGGCCTCGCACATCGTCGACAACCCCGAGGTGCTGGGCGCGCTGAACCCCGCGCACGCCGTCACCTTCTTCGAGCTCTACCCGACGCAGGGCTTCTTCGTCCTCGGCGCCGTGTTCCTCGCGCTGACCGGCGGCGAGGCGCTCTACGCGGACATGGGCCACTTCGGCAAGAAGCCGATCCGCATCGCGTGGTTCGGCCTCGTGATGCCGGCGCTGATCATCAACTACTTCGGCCAGGCCGCGTTCGTGCTCTCGAACCCCGCCGGCATCAAGAACCCGTTCTATCTCATGCTGCCGTCGTGGGCGTTGATGCCCATGGTGGTGCTGGCCACGTTCGCGACGGTGATCGCCTCGCAGGCGGTGATCTCCGGCGCCTTCTCGGTCACGCGCCAGGCGATCTTGCTGGGCTACGTCCCGCGCCTGAACATCGAGCACACGTCGTCCAAGGAGATCGGCCAGATCTACGTGCCGTTCATCAACTGGTCGCTCTATGTCGCGGTCGTGCTGCTGGTGCTGGGCTTCCAGAGCTCCGACAACCTGGCCTCGGCCTACGGCCTCGCGGTCGCGGCGACGATGGTGATCGAATGCCTGCTCGCGTGGGTCGTCGCGCGGCGCATCTGGAAGTGGAACGCGCCGATGACCGGGCTCGTGATCGGCAGCATGCTGGTCATCGACCTCGTGTTCCTCGCGTCCAACGCCACCAAGATCCACCACGGCGGCTGGTTCCCGATGATCATGGGCCTCGTCATCTTCACCATGCTGATCACGTGGCGGCGCGGGCGCTCGCTCATGTTCCACCGCCTGTCCGAGCAGGGCATCCCGCTGAAGCCGTTCCTGGACAGCCTGCGCGCGAGCCCGCCGACCAAGGTGGAAGGCACGGCGATCTTCATGACCAGCAGCACCACGGCCGTGCCGCACGCGCTGCTGCATAACCTGAAGCACAACCGCGTCCTGCACGACAAGACGGTGTTCCTCACGATCGTCACGCACGACGTGCCCGTGGTGCCGGCGGAGGACCGCGTGCAATACGAGCGGCTGGGCGAAGGCTTCTACCGGCTCGAGGCCTGGTACGGATTCAAGGAGCAGCCCGACATCGACGAGATCCTCAACTCCTGCCGCGTGCGCTACGGGCTGGGGTTCGACCTCATGGATACGTCGTTCTTCCTGTCGCGCGAGACCGTCGTGCCCGCGGACATGCCGGGGATGGCGAGGTGGCGGGACCACCTCTTCGCGTGGATGTCGCGCAACGCCACGCGCGCCACCGACTTCTTCAACATCCCCACGAACCGGGTCGTCGAGCTCGGGACCCACGTCGAGATCTAGAAATAATTGGGGTCAGACCCCAATTATTTTCGAAAGAGGGTCTGACCCTAATTCCGGTCGAGCTCCAGGCGCTTGCCGTCGGGCGTGGTGAGGATCAGCTTGTTGCCCGAGATGGCCGCGCGAGGCCGCCCCGCGAGGATGGCGAGCATCAGCGCCTCGGCTTCGTTGCCCGCACCCAGGCACGCGCGCTTCGTGGTGGCCGCGGCGACCTCGAGGCGATCCCCGTCATAGGTATAGCTGCCGGTGAGCATGTTGCAGCCGGTGAAGCCCGTGACGCGCCCCGTGGTGGAGAACTCGAGCCGCGCGGCGGCACCGGGATTGGCGGCGCCGGGGACGGTCCAGCCGGTGCCGGCGAGCGTGACGGGTTCGGGCATCGGAGCAGCGGCGCGAGGCGCTTCCGGCGAGGAGGCGGCGCACGCTGTCACCAGCAGCGCCAACGCCACCGGAACGAGCTTCACTTCGGAGGTTCCACCGCCAGCAGCTTGAGCGTGCCGCCCGAGCCGCTCATCGTCATGGTGGGGCCGGTGATGCTGTAGCTGGAGACGAACTGCAGCGTCTCGAGCACGCGCTGCTCGGCGGCCATCGCGGAGGGATCGCACATGCGCTTGCTGGCGCTGATCGCGGTGAACGCGATGGCGCGCGCACCGACCGCATCCGACAGGTAGCGCGCGTTGATGCGGTTGCAGCCGCCGAAGCCTTCGAGGCGGCCGTCGCCCATGCGGAGGTACGGCTGCTCACCCTGGAGCGGCAGCTCGAGGATCACCTGCCAGCGCGTGCCCACGAAGGGCTTGGGCGGCGGCTCCTTCGACTGCTCCCAGGTCTGGGCCATGGCGCACGCGCCGAGCACGAGCGCGGAGGCGGCTATCGCGAGGTGGGTTTTCATCCGGCTAGATTAACATTGCGCGATGTGCAGCCGCTATTTCCTCGACGCCGACGGCAACATCATCGCCTACACGTTCCAGGTGCCGGTGCACGACCGCGTCAAGAAGCGCTTCAACATCGCGCCGACCCAGGATGCGCCCGTGATCCGGGCCGCGGAGGCGGGCGTGCGCGAGATGGCGATGCTGCGTTGGGGCCTGGTGCCGTCCTGGGCCAAGGACGTGAAGATCGGCTCGCAGATGATCAACGCGCGCTCCGAGACGCTCGCCGAGAAGCCGGCGTTCCGCAACGCCTTTCGCCTGCGCCGCTGCATCGTCCCAGCCACGGGATTCTTCGAGTGGACCGGCGAGGCCGGCCGCAAGCAGGCCTACGCGATCACCATCCCCGAGCGGCCGATCTTCGCCTTCGCCGGGCTGTGGGAATGGTGGAAGCGCGAGGATGGCGAGGGCGTCGAGACCTTCACCATCGTCACCACGGACGCCAACGAGGCGGTGGGCGCCATCCACGACCGCATGCCCGTGATCCTTCCCGCGGATGCATACGACCGCTGGCTCTTCGGCACCGCGGAGGATGCGCGCTCGCTGCTGCAGCCCTCGGCGGAGACGATCGCGCTGCGGCGCATTGGTGCGTTGGTCGGCAATTCCAAGAACGACGTGCCGGAAGTGCTCGCGGACCCGCCGGCCGAACCGCCTGCGAAAGAGGACCGCAACCGCTCGCTATTCTGAGAGCACCGGCTGCGGCACGGGCTTCAGCTTGCCCACGTGTTGCAGCAGGATGCGGTAGACGTCCGGATCGAAGTCGATCTCCACGCGCGACGTCAGCAGCTCCTCCAGCTCGATCTCATCTCGCGCCGTGCCGACGTGGTGCCAGCGGTCGAACACGTGCGCGGCCTCCAGGCCCGTGAGCGGATCGCGCTCGCGGATGAGGGCCCGGCCTTCGCAGGGCCAGTCGCGCAGCTTGTAGGGCCCCAGCGCGGTGAGGAGCCGCAGCCCATGCACCTGCGTCGTTTCTTCCCCGATGCAGGCGCCGCGGCACTTGCGCACCTGCCGCGCGAAGCACGGGCCGCCGCGCTTCTCCCAGCCGAGGCAGCGCCAGCACAGGCCGTGCTCGCCCGCGAGCCCCTCCAGCATCGCGCGCACGTGGGCCTTCGACGCGAACGGACCATGAAGCGGCGTGGCACCCGGGCCGCGCGAGGCCCAGTCGATGTCCCTGGCCAGGTGCACCTCGGGCGGCGCGGAGAAGTTGGTGAGCTCGACGAAGCAGGCGCCGAGCTTCCGTCGCAGCCGGTAGTTGTGCAGCGGCAGCACCGTCTTCACGAGGTCCGCTTCGCGCAGCAGCGCTCCGATCTCGCCCGCCGTCGATTCGCACTCGATGCGCCGGATCTCGCTCGAGATGCGCAGGTCGTTGGAGTTGCGATAGTCGCCGGAGAAATGAGAACGCACACGGTCGCGCAGCGAGACGCTCTTGCCGATGTAGATCGGCAGGTCGTTCACGCCGTAGAACTGGTACACGCCCGGACCCTCGGGCAGGTTCTCCAGCGCGTCGTGCGCGAGCTGCGGCGGCAGGCTGGGGATCTTGAGGATGCGCTTCACCGCCGCGTCGATCTCCTCGGGGCTGCGCGTGCGGTAGAGCAGCTGCACGAAGTGCCAGAGCACCCGCGCATCGCCGAGCGCGGAATGGCGGCCGGTGCGCGAGGCGGGGTCCCCGGAGAACGCGCTGCCCAGCCCGTGGCGGGCGACGACGGCATCGAGCCCGTGGCCGATCGCCTCCGGAAAGAGCCGGCGCGACAGGCGCACGGTACAGAGCACCTCCGCGGTGAAGGGCATCTCCACGCGCTTGAACTCGTGCTTGAGGAAACCGAAGTCGAAGCGCGCGTTGTGCGCGACGAAGAGGCTGCCTTCGAGGCGCTGCATCACGTCGCGCCGCAGCTCCCCGAATGTCGGAGCACTACGCACCATGTCGTTGGTGATCCCGGTGAGAGCCTGGATGGCCTCGGGGATCGAGCACTCGGGATTCACGAGCGAGGACCACTCCTCCACGACCTCGCCCTCGATCACCTGCACGATGCCGATCTCGGTGATGCGCTCCTTCGCCGGCGACGTGCCGGTGGTCTCCACATCCACGAAGGCGACCGACGGGGCCAGCATCACGCGTCCTTCGCCTTCCGGTGCGCTCTCCAGGGCGCGGACGCGAAACGCTCCACGAGGAAATCCACCATCGCCGCGACCTTGGGCGAGCGGTGACGGCCCTGCGGCCACACGACGTGCAGCGGCAGCGGCTCGACGTGGTGCGCATCCGCAAGGACCTTCACGAGCTTCTTCTCGCGCAGCGGCGCTCCGGCCACGACGTCCACCAGGCGCACGATCCCCACGCCAAGCTCCGCCATCTGCAGCGCAGATTCCGCGCTGTTGGTCATGGTGTTGCCGTGAACCTCGACCGTTCGCACGGCCCCCTTCGCATCGTGGAACGGCCAGCGCCACAGCGCGGGGAACCCCGAGAGGCGCACGCAGTTGTGCTGCAGGAGGTCCTCGGGCTTCTTCGGCGTGCCGTGGCGCTTCAGGTACGCGGGCGAGGCGACGATCACGCGCTCCAGGTCGCAGATCTTGCGCGCGACCAGCGAGGAGTCGGCGAGCGTGCCCGTGCGGATGCCGATGTCGGAGCCTTCCTCGAGGAGATCCACGACGCGGTCGGTGAAGGCGAGGTCGAGTTCCACTTCCGGATGCCGGCGCAGGAAGTCGGGCAGCGCCGGGGCCAGCGCATGGAAGCCGAAGGCCGTGCCGACGTTCACGCGCAGCACGCCCCGCGGCCGGGTGCGGAACTGCGCCACTTCCGCTTCCGCCTCGGCGATATCGGTGACGATGCGCCGAGCACGGTGAAGGTAGGCCTCGCCTTCGGGCGTGAGCGCGAGCTTGCGCGTCGTGCGGTTCAGCAGCCGGACGCCGAGGCGATCCTCGAGGCGGGTGACCAGCTTCGAGACCGCGGACGGGGTGAGGCCCAGCTCCCGCGCCGCCTTGGAGAACCCGCCCAGCTCGAGCGCGCGCACGAAGACCGTCATGTCGGCGGGTGCGCTCATTTGTGCCTGGATTTCATCAATTCTGTGACCTTACCCCGGATTGTATATCGTTCCCGGGGTAATTATGTTGAGAGGACAGCCCCCAAAAGGGGCACCCTCCAGGAGCACGGAAATGACATACGAGACCCACAGCAAAGCCAGGAAAGACCGCGCAGCGCTGATCGGAACCTTGATCGGCTCGGCGCTCGGCAGCGCGATTCAGTTCGTCTCGAAGGCGTGGCGCTCGAGCTCTTCCAAGGGCACGAACTCCAGCGCGCTCTCGTGAGTGGCCTCGAGGATCACGGGCGGGGCCACCCCCGCCTCGAGCGCCTCGAGCCAGCGCAGCACGCACAGGCACCAGCGGTCGCCGGGCTTCAGGCCCCGGAACCGCGCCTGCGGTACCGGTGAGGAGAGGTCGTTGCCGCTCTCGCGGCTGAAGTCGAGGAAGGCCTGCGTCATGCGGGCGCAGATCACGTGCGCGCCCCCGTCGTCTTCGCCCGTGCGGCAGCTGCCGTCGCGGTAGTAGCCGGTGAGCGGGTCGTAGCAGCAGGCGAGCAGCGCGCCGCCGAGAACGTTGCGATCCATTCGGCTAAAATAGCCCATGCCGCGCACCCGTGCCAAATCCCCGCCCCGATTCACCCGCGACGCCGAGCGCCTGATCGCCCTGTCGCAGGGGCTGAACGCGTCCGGCAGCCTCACCGAGGACCGCTACTGGGAGTCCGAGATGTCGGCGCTCACGGCCCGCCTCCTCGGCAACGGGAACGATTCGCCGATCGACGCGGCCCTCGACCATCTTTACGTGAGCAACCTCGGCGCCTACGACACGCTGATCGAGCTCGTGGAGAACGAGAGCGAGGCCATGCCCGTGATGAAGGGCGATGCCGCGTGGCAGGCGCTGCTGATCGCGGTGCCTATGGTCGCCTGGTCGAAGTACTCCATTCCCTCGGGCCCGATCGGCCGCGAGGACAGCGATGCGTTGCGCGCCCAGCTCCAGGGCCACGTGCTCGCCGAGGGTGCCGGCTGCGTCGTGGTGCCGTACCTCCAGTCGATCGACCAGCTTCCGCGCCACTTCTCGGAGCTTCGCAAGCTCACCGCGCGCCTGGCCGACGCGGCCGTGACGGGCGAGGCCCCGCGCATCGACTTCACCCGCCTGCCCGAGACCGCCAACCTGCTCGCCGACACGCGCTTCGTGATCGCCTGCGCGGTGGCCCCTCGCGGAGCCCCGATCTTCCGCTGGCAGGAAGACGCCTCGGGCCACGCCGGCCGCACGCACAGCCTCGAGCAGTGGATCGCCCAGGCGCGGCCCACGCTCGCGAAGCTGCTGCCGGGCTGCGTGTTCGAGTGCCTGCTTCCCGACGCGTACTACGTGAACTGCCGCGAGTCGGACCGGCGCGTGCGTCCGTTCGGCGTGAAGGCCGCGGTCGCCTTCCTCGAGGCGGCGCTCTCCACGAAAGCGAAGGATCTGCGCGCCGTGGTGGCCGGCTTCGGCGACGAGCGCGTGGACGAATATCGCATCGCCTTCACGCTCCCCGGCGACGAGGACGTGGCCCACGGCGTCGTGTGGCCGCTCTACGGCCGCGAGGACGAGAACACGCGTCCCGGCCCGCTGGACGAAGTCGTGGCGCAGCTGAACGAGTGCGGCATCACCGAGGTGAAGAAGCTCTCCGGCCTGTTCACGCCCGAATATTGCGAGGACTGCGGGGCTCCGCTCTTCGCCAATCCCGAGGGCGAGATCGTGCATGCGGAGCTGCCCGAGGAAGCCGACACCCACGCAGCGCACTTCCATTGAGATGAATAAAGGGGTCAGACCACTTTATTGCTCGCCTTTGGCAATAAAGTGGTCTGACCCCTTTATTCATTAACCGTGGACGCGCTGTCGGAAGTCTTGCGAGCCGTAAGGCTTGCCGGCGCCGTCATCCTCAACGCGGATCTCGGAGCTCCCTGGGGTCTCACCGTCACCGAGACCACGCCGCTCGCGCGCGGCTTCCTGCACGACGCCGACAAGCCCGCGATCTTCCACGTGATGCTGCGCGGCGAGTGCTGGATGCAGGTGGACGAGGACGAGCCCATCCGCGTCACCGAAGGCGAAGCCCTGCTCTTTCCGCACGGCCACGCGCACAAGCTCGAGAGCTTCACGGACGTGACCGTCTCCACGCCGCTCGCTACGCTGCTGACGCCGCCGATCGCCGGCGAGCTGGTGCCTGCCGTACATGGCGGTGGTGGCGAGCACACGAGGCTTGCGACGGGGCTCGCGTCGTTCGACCGGCGCCTCGCGGATCCGCTCCTGGCCGCGCTGCCGAACGTCGTCCGCGTGGACCTGCGTGGAACCGCGGCACTGGAGCAACTGGAGGGATCGCTCGCCTTCGAGCTCACGGAAACTGAAGCGCCGCGTCCCGGCGGGATCGCGAGCCTCGCCCGCATTGCCGAGCTGGTGGTGATCGACGTGATCCGACGCCACATCGAAGCCACGCCGCCGGGCGCAACCGGTTGGCTCGCCGGCCTCGACGATCGCTACGTGGGTCGAGCGCTGGCGCTGATGCACGGGCGGCCCGGTGACGAATGGACCGTGGAGAAGCTCGCGAAGCTGGTGGGACTCTCGCGCTCCGCGCTCGCCGAGCACTTCACGCGCATCCTGGGCGACCCGCCCATCACCTACCTCACGCGCTGGCGCCTCTCGCTCGCCGCCCGCGACCTCGCCAACTCCTCGCGCGAGATCCAGGGCATCGCCAAGGACGCGGGCTACGAATCCGCCGGCGCCTTCGCCCACGCCTTCAAGCGCGCCTTCGGCAAAACTCCCACCGCCTGGCGCCGCAAGAACCGGAGACGCAAGTAATTAGGGTCAGCTACTTTTTTCTACCGTCCACACGGAAAGAAAAAAGTAGCTGACCCTAATTACTGCTACTTGATGGCCTTGGAGAGGAACGGGAAGGACACGTCGTACCGGTAGTCGATGTCGGAGTGCGTGTCGTCGAACTCCTCGTACGTGTGCGCGATGCGGGCCGCGGCGAGGCGCTTCGAGAGGATCCGCGAGCCGAACTGGATGTGGTACTGGTCGCGCGAGCCGCAGTCGACGTAGATGCCGCGCAGCGACTTCAGGTTCCTCTTGTACTTCTCGACCAGGTTGATCGGGTCGTGCTTCTTCCATTCGCGCCAGCGCTCGGGGATCACCTCCCCCGTCTCGAGGTTGAACGGCAAGCGGAAGCCGTTCGGCGCGCGCGGGTCCGGATCGTACGTGGCGCTCATGCAGAGGTTCATGATCGCGTGGCCCTCGGCCATCGTGACCTTTTCCTTCTTCCACACGGTGTCCAGGAAGCGGCGCACGCGGCCATCGTCGCGGCCCTTCTCCGCGCCCTTCTCCATCTTCCGGACGTCGAACTTGCCGGAAGCCGCGGCCTTGCGCGGGCGGTACTTCGCGAGCTCGACCAGCGTGTTCGGCCAGTCGTGCCAGTAGACGAAGTCGAAGTAGGCATCGCCGGAGTGATCGGCGATCGCACCCCACGTCGATGCGTACTTCATGCCGTGGATGATCGCCCCGTAGCCGCCCGACGATTTGCCGAAGCACGCGCGATGGTCACGCGAAGCCTTGGTGCGGAACTCGCGATCCACGAACGGGACGATCTCCTTCGTGAGGTAGTCCCCGTAGTTGCCCACGGCCGACGAGTTCACGTATTGGTTGCCTCCCAGGGCGGTGAAGCAATCCGGGAAGACGATGATCGCCGGCGCCATCCGCCCCTCGTGGATGAGGCGCGAGGCTCTCTCCGGCACGTTCTCGGTGAAGTTCTTCCACGCGATGTGCGAGAGGCCCGAGCCCATGAAGCCCACCATGTCGACGATGACGGGGTAGCGCTTGCCGCGGTTGCGCGTGCTGCCTTCGTTGTATCCGGGCGGCAGCCACACGGCGAGGTTGCGGGTCGAAGGATCGCCGAGCGCGTTGTCGCGCAGGACCTTCGACTCATGCTCGAGGATGACGACGGTGCCCGACTGCCACTGGGGACGCTTGAGGCCCATGAGAGCTCCCTGGATGCGAAGGTCCGATTCTAGCCCGGGGGAAGCGCGCCTTCCGACAGCAAGCTCCAGGCGTGGCGAGCGATCTGCTCTTCCTCGAGGGACGGCATGACGCGCACATCGCAGCGCGAGAGAACGGGATCCTGCGAGATGCCGAACCACGCGAGACCCTCGCAGATCGCCGAGCGCGTCGCGGCGTCGTTCTCGCCGATGCCCCCGGTGAAGACGAGCAGGTCCAGGCCCCCCAGCACCGTGATCATCGCGGCCACCTGCTTGCACGCGGCGCGGCAGAACATGGCGATGGCGAGGCGCGCACCGGGGCTGGCCGGCGCGGCCTCGCGCAGGCGACGCATGTCACCGGACACGCCGGAGACGGCCAGCAGGCCGCCTTCGTGGTTGACCAGCCGCTCGATCGCGGCGGCGTCGAGGGAGCGCGTGCGCATCAGGTGGACCAGCAGCCCCGGATCCACGTCACCGGTGCGCGTGCCCATGATCAACCCGCCCGCCGGAGTGAGGCCCATGCTGGTGTCGACCGAGCGGCCTTCGTGCACCGCCGTCACGCTGGCGCCGCTTCCGAGGTGGGCGATCACCAATCGCGCGGGCAACGCGGCCCCGAGACGGCGCACGATCGATTCGCACGACAGCCCGTGGAAGCCGTAGCGCTGCACACCCTCTTCGCGCAGCTCGCGCGAAACGGGAAGCACGCGCGCGGCATCCGGCAGCCCCTCGTGGAAGCCCGTGTCGAAGCACAGCACCTGCGGACGATGGGGAAAGCGCGCGAGCGCTTCCGCGACGAGCGCCCGCGCGGCCGGCGCATGCAGCGGTGCGAAGGCGGCAGCCGCATCGAGCTCCCGCAATGCCGCGTCGTCGGCGACGCAAGGCCGGCGTAGCCGCGGGCCACCGTGGACGATGCGGTGGCCCACGGCATCGACGGCGGGCAGGCCGCCCGAATCAAGGCTTCGCACGATCGCCTCGAGCGAGTCCGACTGGCCCGAGAGCAGGCACGCGGCTTCCGCCGCACTGGCGCGATACAGGCCGAACTTGAGGGAGGAAGAGCCCGCGTTCAGGGCGAGGACGATCATGCATTCCACGATGCGCCCCGGCCTCCCGTGCGTCTGTACGGTATCGCACCGGTGTGCGGCACCGAACCGACCTGCCGATGCGCTTCGCCTATCGTGATCCGATGATCGAGACCCTCTCTCCCGCGCAGCTGAACGCCATCGACGCCTACTGGCGCGCGGCGAACTACCTCTCCGTGGGGCAGATCTACCTCCGCTCCAACGCGCGCCTGCGCGAGCCGCTCACCTTCGCGCACGTCAAGCCGCTGGTCGTGGGCCACTGGGGAACGGTGCCGGGCCAGAACTTCATCTATGCCCACCTGAACCGGGTGATCACGGCGCACGACCTCGACATGATCTACGTCGCCGGCCCCGGCCATGGCGGCCAGGCGCTCGTGGGCAACACGTGGCTCGAGGGCAGCTACAGCGAGACCTATCCGGAGGTGAGCCAGGACGACGCCGGGATGACGAAGCTCTTCGCGCAGTTCTCCTCGCCCGGCGGCATCTCCAGCCACGCGGCACCGGCCACGCCCGGCTCGATCCACGAAGGCGGCGAGCTGGGCTATTCGCTGGCTCACGCGTTCGGCGCCGTGTTCGACAACCCGGCGCTCATCGTCGCCTGCGTGGTCGGCGACGGCGAGGCCGAGACCGGCCCGCTCGCCACGGCCTGGCACTCGAACAAGATGCTCGATCCCGTCACCGACGGAGCCGTGCTCCCGATCCTGCACCTGAACGGCTTCAAGATCAGCAACCCCACGGTGCTGGCGCGAATCGAGCCCGAGGAGCTCGAGCAATACTTCCGCGGCATGGGATGGCGGCCGATCTTCGTGGAAGGCGACGATCCCGCCGCGATGC includes the following:
- a CDS encoding potassium transporter Kup, which encodes MNASSATAPAAYVPRKAIAPLVVGAIGVVFGDIGTSPLYALKEAFSPEYGIPLSRTSVLGLLSLIVWSMFWVVAMKYLIVMMRADNNGEGGILALLALALREVKKTEPRLRWAVISIGIFGAAMFYGDSMITPAISVLSAVEGLEIATPAFSKYVIPITLGILTGLFVIQRHGTAKMGALFGPVTIVWFLAIAASGASHIVDNPEVLGALNPAHAVTFFELYPTQGFFVLGAVFLALTGGEALYADMGHFGKKPIRIAWFGLVMPALIINYFGQAAFVLSNPAGIKNPFYLMLPSWALMPMVVLATFATVIASQAVISGAFSVTRQAILLGYVPRLNIEHTSSKEIGQIYVPFINWSLYVAVVLLVLGFQSSDNLASAYGLAVAATMVIECLLAWVVARRIWKWNAPMTGLVIGSMLVIDLVFLASNATKIHHGGWFPMIMGLVIFTMLITWRRGRSLMFHRLSEQGIPLKPFLDSLRASPPTKVEGTAIFMTSSTTAVPHALLHNLKHNRVLHDKTVFLTIVTHDVPVVPAEDRVQYERLGEGFYRLEAWYGFKEQPDIDEILNSCRVRYGLGFDLMDTSFFLSRETVVPADMPGMARWRDHLFAWMSRNATRATDFFNIPTNRVVELGTHVEI
- a CDS encoding META domain-containing protein yields the protein MKLVPVALALLVTACAASSPEAPRAAAPMPEPVTLAGTGWTVPGAANPGAAARLEFSTTGRVTGFTGCNMLTGSYTYDGDRLEVAAATTKRACLGAGNEAEALMLAILAGRPRAAISGNKLILTTPDGKRLELDRN
- a CDS encoding META domain-containing protein, with the translated sequence MKTHLAIAASALVLGACAMAQTWEQSKEPPPKPFVGTRWQVILELPLQGEQPYLRMGDGRLEGFGGCNRINARYLSDAVGARAIAFTAISASKRMCDPSAMAAEQRVLETLQFVSSYSITGPTMTMSGSGGTLKLLAVEPPK
- a CDS encoding SOS response-associated peptidase, whose translation is MCSRYFLDADGNIIAYTFQVPVHDRVKKRFNIAPTQDAPVIRAAEAGVREMAMLRWGLVPSWAKDVKIGSQMINARSETLAEKPAFRNAFRLRRCIVPATGFFEWTGEAGRKQAYAITIPERPIFAFAGLWEWWKREDGEGVETFTIVTTDANEAVGAIHDRMPVILPADAYDRWLFGTAEDARSLLQPSAETIALRRIGALVGNSKNDVPEVLADPPAEPPAKEDRNRSLF
- a CDS encoding exonuclease domain-containing protein, which gives rise to MLAPSVAFVDVETTGTSPAKERITEIGIVQVIEGEVVEEWSSLVNPECSIPEAIQALTGITNDMVRSAPTFGELRRDVMQRLEGSLFVAHNARFDFGFLKHEFKRVEMPFTAEVLCTVRLSRRLFPEAIGHGLDAVVARHGLGSAFSGDPASRTGRHSALGDARVLWHFVQLLYRTRSPEEIDAAVKRILKIPSLPPQLAHDALENLPEGPGVYQFYGVNDLPIYIGKSVSLRDRVRSHFSGDYRNSNDLRISSEIRRIECESTAGEIGALLREADLVKTVLPLHNYRLRRKLGACFVELTNFSAPPEVHLARDIDWASRGPGATPLHGPFASKAHVRAMLEGLAGEHGLCWRCLGWEKRGGPCFARQVRKCRGACIGEETTQVHGLRLLTALGPYKLRDWPCEGRALIRERDPLTGLEAAHVFDRWHHVGTARDEIELEELLTSRVEIDFDPDVYRILLQHVGKLKPVPQPVLSE
- a CDS encoding LysR family transcriptional regulator; its protein translation is MSAPADMTVFVRALELGGFSKAARELGLTPSAVSKLVTRLEDRLGVRLLNRTTRKLALTPEGEAYLHRARRIVTDIAEAEAEVAQFRTRPRGVLRVNVGTAFGFHALAPALPDFLRRHPEVELDLAFTDRVVDLLEEGSDIGIRTGTLADSSLVARKICDLERVIVASPAYLKRHGTPKKPEDLLQHNCVRLSGFPALWRWPFHDAKGAVRTVEVHGNTMTNSAESALQMAELGVGIVRLVDVVAGAPLREKKLVKVLADAHHVEPLPLHVVWPQGRHRSPKVAAMVDFLVERFASAPWRAHRKAKDA
- a CDS encoding DUF2237 family protein; the protein is MDRNVLGGALLACCYDPLTGYYRDGSCRTGEDDGGAHVICARMTQAFLDFSRESGNDLSSPVPQARFRGLKPGDRWCLCVLRWLEALEAGVAPPVILEATHESALEFVPLEELERHAFETN
- a CDS encoding DUF2863 family protein, whose protein sequence is MPRTRAKSPPRFTRDAERLIALSQGLNASGSLTEDRYWESEMSALTARLLGNGNDSPIDAALDHLYVSNLGAYDTLIELVENESEAMPVMKGDAAWQALLIAVPMVAWSKYSIPSGPIGREDSDALRAQLQGHVLAEGAGCVVVPYLQSIDQLPRHFSELRKLTARLADAAVTGEAPRIDFTRLPETANLLADTRFVIACAVAPRGAPIFRWQEDASGHAGRTHSLEQWIAQARPTLAKLLPGCVFECLLPDAYYVNCRESDRRVRPFGVKAAVAFLEAALSTKAKDLRAVVAGFGDERVDEYRIAFTLPGDEDVAHGVVWPLYGREDENTRPGPLDEVVAQLNECGITEVKKLSGLFTPEYCEDCGAPLFANPEGEIVHAELPEEADTHAAHFH
- a CDS encoding AraC family transcriptional regulator, with product MDALSEVLRAVRLAGAVILNADLGAPWGLTVTETTPLARGFLHDADKPAIFHVMLRGECWMQVDEDEPIRVTEGEALLFPHGHAHKLESFTDVTVSTPLATLLTPPIAGELVPAVHGGGGEHTRLATGLASFDRRLADPLLAALPNVVRVDLRGTAALEQLEGSLAFELTETEAPRPGGIASLARIAELVVIDVIRRHIEATPPGATGWLAGLDDRYVGRALALMHGRPGDEWTVEKLAKLVGLSRSALAEHFTRILGDPPITYLTRWRLSLAARDLANSSREIQGIAKDAGYESAGAFAHAFKRAFGKTPTAWRRKNRRRK
- a CDS encoding alpha/beta hydrolase translates to MGLKRPQWQSGTVVILEHESKVLRDNALGDPSTRNLAVWLPPGYNEGSTRNRGKRYPVIVDMVGFMGSGLSHIAWKNFTENVPERASRLIHEGRMAPAIIVFPDCFTALGGNQYVNSSAVGNYGDYLTKEIVPFVDREFRTKASRDHRACFGKSSGGYGAIIHGMKYASTWGAIADHSGDAYFDFVYWHDWPNTLVELAKYRPRKAAASGKFDVRKMEKGAEKGRDDGRVRRFLDTVWKKEKVTMAEGHAIMNLCMSATYDPDPRAPNGFRLPFNLETGEVIPERWREWKKHDPINLVEKYKRNLKSLRGIYVDCGSRDQYHIQFGSRILSKRLAAARIAHTYEEFDDTHSDIDYRYDVSFPFLSKAIK
- a CDS encoding acetate/propionate family kinase, translated to MIVLALNAGSSSLKFGLYRASAAEAACLLSGQSDSLEAIVRSLDSGGLPAVDAVGHRIVHGGPRLRRPCVADDAALRELDAAAAFAPLHAPAARALVAEALARFPHRPQVLCFDTGFHEGLPDAARVLPVSRELREEGVQRYGFHGLSCESIVRRLGAALPARLVIAHLGSGASVTAVHEGRSVDTSMGLTPAGGLIMGTRTGDVDPGLLVHLMRTRSLDAAAIERLVNHEGGLLAVSGVSGDMRRLREAAPASPGARLAIAMFCRAACKQVAAMITVLGGLDLLVFTGGIGENDAATRSAICEGLAWFGISQDPVLSRCDVRVMPSLEEEQIARHAWSLLSEGALPPG